The proteins below are encoded in one region of Bos indicus x Bos taurus breed Angus x Brahman F1 hybrid chromosome 2, Bos_hybrid_MaternalHap_v2.0, whole genome shotgun sequence:
- the LOC113881072 gene encoding 40S ribosomal protein S29-like translates to MGHQQLYWSHLREYSQGSRSCQVCSNYHDLIWKCGLNMCQQCFCQ, encoded by the coding sequence ATGGGTCACCAGCAGCTCTACTGGAGCCATCTGAGAGAATACAGCCAGGGTTCTCGCTCCTGCCAAGTATGCTCAAACTATCACGATCTCATCTGGAAATGCGGCCTCAATATGTGTCAGCAGTGTTTCTGCCAGTGA